A window from Corynebacterium urealyticum DSM 7109 encodes these proteins:
- a CDS encoding AAA family ATPase, with the protein MTQEVGEYTLTPEEEQSFLMWELGIESVTTLEERGPVQEEDKWLIPGMVSTTDTFVYGESMAGKSFLISQITASLVDGRDVLGIKPYTSGLKVLLIANDSDGGLEYQERVAKLKTNTDNVFIMQKLGKLSAADWEDLYEYVKLEGIDAVILDHATAELDGDSNRREPWVDLWGRLGRFGPGVARILVGHGTDSRFEGRKIKRPMGNAAATQLPRARVHLFAPGDIRNPKRVLELDSNNACVDPIQCRRGEDGYIELDEEADEKQRQRSTKTTNQNKALVEAALSAPGRKTQVEACQWIAQQPGVDLAHGTVRTKLNRMKDIGWDRDKGKYVRVL; encoded by the coding sequence GTGACACAGGAAGTTGGAGAATACACCCTCACTCCAGAGGAAGAACAGTCTTTCCTCATGTGGGAACTGGGGATCGAATCTGTGACCACACTGGAAGAGCGCGGGCCGGTTCAGGAAGAAGATAAGTGGTTGATCCCCGGGATGGTCTCAACCACCGATACGTTTGTATACGGCGAGTCCATGGCGGGTAAGTCATTCCTGATATCGCAGATAACAGCCAGCCTTGTCGATGGCCGCGATGTGCTGGGGATCAAGCCGTACACCAGCGGTTTGAAGGTGTTGCTGATCGCCAACGATTCGGACGGAGGACTTGAGTACCAAGAGCGTGTCGCCAAGCTCAAGACGAACACGGACAACGTGTTCATCATGCAAAAGTTGGGCAAACTTTCCGCCGCTGATTGGGAAGATCTGTACGAATACGTCAAACTAGAAGGTATCGACGCGGTTATTCTGGATCATGCCACGGCGGAACTAGACGGGGATTCCAACCGTCGAGAACCATGGGTTGACCTGTGGGGACGATTGGGCAGGTTCGGGCCCGGAGTGGCTCGTATCCTCGTCGGACACGGCACGGATTCAAGGTTTGAGGGCAGGAAGATCAAGAGGCCAATGGGCAACGCAGCCGCCACCCAGTTGCCGCGCGCGAGGGTCCACTTGTTCGCCCCCGGTGACATCCGCAATCCCAAGCGCGTGCTTGAACTGGATTCCAACAACGCCTGCGTGGACCCCATCCAGTGCCGCCGAGGTGAAGACGGTTACATCGAGTTGGACGAAGAGGCCGACGAGAAACAGCGTCAGCGATCCACCAAGACCACTAACCAGAACAAGGCGTTGGTCGAGGCCGCACTATCCGCGCCGGGTCGCAAGACTCAGGTCGAGGCGTGCCAGTGGATTGCACAACAACCGGGTGTGGACCTGGCCCATGGCACAGTGCGCACCAAGCTCAACCGCATGAAGGACATCGGGTGGGACCGGGATAAGGGGAAGTACGTGAGAGTTTTGTAA
- a CDS encoding HNH endonuclease domain-containing protein — protein sequence MAQVDKEFREERARLALVDKRRCNRCDEIKTLSTDFGNDSNGAEGKAGHCRDCHRLSSRAWYHKHDGLQGPLDNGLKRARAAGRRAFNIKPEKQLKHWKKNGIDPWTCFYTGTPLLREPGHPNSREIDHIEPLSLKGSAGHVMKNIVPCSHEWNRYKNTRRAVNVYLNAPEELQPVKNYVGLAHGHAGVDAQGNPLAPAITEWSDSDRGELIVYVRQDTEVSQ from the coding sequence ATGGCCCAGGTAGACAAGGAATTCCGAGAAGAGCGCGCCCGTCTCGCGCTGGTAGACAAGCGCCGGTGCAACCGGTGCGACGAAATCAAGACGCTATCCACAGACTTCGGCAACGACAGCAACGGTGCAGAAGGGAAGGCCGGCCACTGCCGAGACTGCCACCGACTCAGTTCCCGGGCGTGGTATCACAAGCACGATGGTCTTCAGGGGCCTTTGGACAACGGTCTGAAGAGAGCTCGGGCGGCTGGTCGCCGCGCCTTCAACATTAAGCCGGAGAAGCAACTCAAGCACTGGAAGAAGAACGGCATCGACCCGTGGACGTGCTTCTACACCGGCACACCCCTGCTGAGAGAGCCGGGGCACCCAAACAGCAGGGAGATCGACCACATCGAGCCACTGTCACTCAAGGGTTCAGCCGGTCACGTCATGAAAAACATCGTCCCATGCTCCCACGAGTGGAACCGATACAAGAACACCCGGCGCGCGGTTAACGTATACCTGAACGCACCGGAAGAGCTTCAACCCGTGAAAAACTACGTCGGTCTGGCTCATGGTCACGCAGGAGTGGACGCGCAAGGCAACCCGCTGGCACCGGCGATCACAGAGTGGTCGGACAGCGACCGTGGAGAGCTGATTGTGTACGTCCGCCAGGACACGGAGGTGAGCCAGTGA
- a CDS encoding type IIL restriction-modification enzyme MmeI, whose translation MQAPNNSPLDEDQPVPRPTDPYIGIPRVVSESRRYFAVQHLEPEVIAREKVYTAVDPQGLFFGLVSSSMFITWLRAVGGRLKSDLIFSNTLVWNTFPVPELTERQRETIIKAGQRVLDARALHPERSLADHYNPLAMDPVLLRAHDALDREVDRAFGAPRKLTTERQRQELLFESYARMTYKK comes from the coding sequence ATACAAGCGCCGAACAACTCCCCACTTGATGAAGATCAGCCCGTACCGCGCCCAACTGATCCATACATTGGAATACCCCGTGTAGTCTCCGAGAGCCGCCGATACTTCGCTGTTCAACATCTAGAGCCAGAGGTAATCGCCCGAGAGAAGGTCTATACGGCGGTTGACCCGCAGGGATTATTCTTCGGACTTGTCTCTTCGTCCATGTTCATTACCTGGTTGAGAGCAGTCGGAGGACGCCTCAAGTCGGATTTGATTTTCTCTAACACCCTCGTTTGGAACACCTTCCCGGTTCCCGAGCTGACCGAGAGACAGCGAGAGACGATTATCAAGGCGGGTCAACGCGTTCTAGACGCCCGAGCCCTTCACCCAGAACGCTCTCTCGCAGACCATTACAACCCGCTAGCAATGGATCCCGTCTTGCTAAGGGCACACGATGCTCTTGACCGTGAGGTGGATCGCGCCTTCGGCGCTCCCCGCAAGCTGACCACCGAGCGCCAGCGCCAGGAACTCCTCTTCGAGTCATACGCGCGCATGACGTACAAGAAGTAG
- a CDS encoding DNA methyltransferase, whose protein sequence is MAKLFTAMAGDDVDEATGDEAPTDPEDEDEATQRSSMYLTRLLFLLYGDDAGLWEEDLFYRFVLNHTNADNLGSQLNSLFEVLNTPENHRRRVPDHFAKFPYVNGSIFADSLPLEFFDHDMREALLDACRFHWSRISPAVFGSMFQLVKSKEARRADGEHYTSEKNILKTLEPLFLDELRDEAKRLIQAKSTPGEKPREFRGSLADMVFCDPACGCGNFLVVAYRELRKIETAVIVAIREREGEAGMSLDVSWEQKLSIGQFYGFELNWGPAKIAETAMFLVDHQANLELADAIGAAPDRLPIEITAHIVHDNALALDWSEELPATKGQTFIFGNPPFIGQYSKTKEQTADMRRAWGADYDGYLDYLTAWHAMTLRVLSDRAGEFAFVTPNSITQGQPVPALFRPIQREGWRIKFAHRTFAWDSEAPGKAAVHCVIVGFTKDRAAKQRLWDYPTPNSDPVPQEVVKGINAYLIDGPNILVSKSMKPISAELPLAAQGSKPADGGNLIIEVDEYETVMADPVAAKYVQPFRMGRELVRGLYRWCLWLEDLHPADLSKSPVLTERIEACRKFRENSTQSGDAYKRRTTPHLMKISPYRAQLIHTLEYPV, encoded by the coding sequence ATGGCAAAGTTGTTCACGGCGATGGCCGGTGACGATGTGGACGAAGCCACCGGCGACGAAGCCCCCACGGATCCAGAGGATGAGGACGAAGCAACTCAGCGGTCCTCTATGTACCTGACCCGCCTACTCTTCCTTCTCTACGGTGACGATGCTGGCCTGTGGGAAGAGGATCTGTTCTACCGATTCGTGCTCAACCACACTAACGCCGACAACCTTGGATCCCAGCTCAACTCACTGTTCGAGGTGTTGAACACCCCGGAGAATCACCGCCGAAGGGTGCCAGACCACTTCGCGAAGTTCCCGTACGTGAACGGATCCATCTTCGCTGACTCACTTCCTCTTGAGTTCTTCGACCACGACATGCGCGAAGCCCTCCTAGACGCGTGCCGCTTCCACTGGTCACGTATCTCTCCGGCTGTCTTCGGCTCCATGTTCCAGCTGGTGAAGTCCAAGGAAGCCCGCCGAGCAGACGGTGAGCACTACACGTCAGAGAAGAACATTCTAAAGACTCTCGAGCCGCTGTTCCTGGACGAACTGCGGGACGAAGCCAAACGCCTGATTCAGGCGAAGTCAACGCCGGGGGAAAAACCCCGGGAATTCCGGGGCTCACTGGCGGATATGGTCTTCTGCGATCCCGCCTGTGGCTGCGGCAACTTCCTTGTTGTCGCTTACCGAGAGCTCCGGAAGATCGAAACCGCTGTGATCGTGGCAATCCGTGAACGCGAAGGCGAAGCAGGAATGTCTCTGGACGTGTCGTGGGAACAGAAGCTCAGCATCGGACAGTTCTACGGGTTCGAGCTGAACTGGGGGCCGGCGAAGATCGCAGAGACGGCCATGTTCCTTGTCGATCACCAAGCCAACCTCGAACTTGCAGACGCTATCGGAGCAGCGCCCGACCGTCTTCCGATTGAAATTACGGCTCACATCGTCCATGACAACGCCCTAGCCCTGGACTGGTCCGAGGAATTACCCGCAACGAAGGGTCAGACCTTCATCTTCGGTAACCCTCCATTCATTGGTCAGTACTCCAAGACGAAGGAGCAGACCGCCGACATGCGGCGGGCGTGGGGCGCAGACTACGACGGCTATCTCGACTACCTGACCGCTTGGCACGCCATGACGTTGCGGGTGCTCTCCGACCGAGCCGGAGAGTTTGCTTTCGTTACCCCCAATTCGATCACCCAGGGACAGCCCGTTCCCGCCCTATTTAGGCCAATCCAGCGCGAAGGCTGGCGGATCAAGTTTGCCCACCGGACCTTCGCGTGGGACTCGGAAGCACCTGGAAAGGCTGCCGTTCACTGCGTCATCGTTGGGTTCACGAAGGATCGTGCAGCAAAACAGCGGCTATGGGATTACCCGACCCCAAACAGCGATCCTGTTCCCCAAGAGGTCGTCAAGGGAATCAACGCATACTTGATCGACGGCCCAAATATCCTGGTCTCCAAGTCCATGAAGCCGATTTCAGCGGAGCTCCCTCTTGCTGCCCAAGGGTCGAAGCCAGCTGACGGGGGCAACCTAATTATTGAGGTGGACGAGTACGAGACGGTAATGGCAGACCCAGTTGCCGCCAAGTATGTTCAACCGTTCCGTATGGGTCGAGAGCTGGTCAGGGGACTTTATCGCTGGTGCTTGTGGCTTGAGGATCTCCATCCGGCAGACCTCTCGAAGTCTCCAGTGCTGACTGAGCGCATAGAAGCGTGTCGGAAGTTCCGGGAGAACTCCACTCAAAGCGGTGACGCATACAAGCGCCGAACAACTCCCCACTTGATGAAGATCAGCCCGTACCGCGCCCAACTGATCCATACATTGGAATACCCCGTGTAG
- a CDS encoding type IIL restriction-modification enzyme MmeI: MSIVSAPIARSTIKANLDDFSHAWRKRIDGWKESAKEATEKSAAQQFWSDLFRCFGIIPERIDLFERDAVRASTGRSGWIDLFWSGVVLGEAKSLGRNLDVAHKQALDYLAGGSIGQHEWPKYVIVSDFENIRLTRLGDEGWAETFTIDEIGTILINSGS, encoded by the coding sequence GTGTCCATCGTTTCCGCGCCGATCGCGCGCTCAACCATCAAAGCGAACCTAGACGACTTCTCTCACGCGTGGCGCAAGAGAATCGACGGTTGGAAAGAAAGTGCTAAGGAGGCAACTGAGAAGTCAGCAGCCCAGCAGTTCTGGTCCGATCTGTTCCGCTGCTTCGGGATCATCCCGGAGCGTATCGACCTCTTCGAGCGTGACGCTGTTCGAGCATCCACCGGACGGTCCGGCTGGATTGATCTGTTCTGGTCCGGTGTCGTCCTGGGCGAAGCCAAATCCCTTGGCCGCAACTTGGACGTAGCCCACAAACAAGCCTTGGACTACCTCGCCGGTGGATCCATCGGCCAGCACGAGTGGCCGAAGTATGTGATCGTGTCCGACTTCGAGAATATCCGCCTCACCCGGCTTGGGGACGAAGGTTGGGCTGAGACCTTCACGATCGATGAAATCGGCACTATCTTGATCAATTCAGGTTCCTAG
- a CDS encoding TetR/AcrR family transcriptional regulator, whose translation MRTSKRDSILQAALHVVETDGVTAVTYESVAAASGLTKGGLLYHFPSKDALVLALHEHLAERWDHEMINVLGKDPDEATQDERVAAYARVSARSATGPELLLMLEASTDSELNKPWRRVISRWIPDPAEIDPTDPRALQKMVAYLAADGLWLSESVGAAPLPPELRAALAEHLAHSVADAAGTSSNAANR comes from the coding sequence ATGCGGACCAGCAAACGAGACTCCATCCTCCAAGCCGCCCTCCACGTTGTCGAAACCGACGGCGTCACGGCCGTCACGTACGAATCGGTGGCCGCCGCCTCCGGACTCACCAAAGGTGGGCTGCTCTACCACTTCCCCTCGAAGGACGCCCTGGTGCTCGCGCTGCACGAGCATCTTGCCGAGCGCTGGGACCACGAGATGATCAACGTCCTGGGCAAGGACCCAGACGAGGCAACGCAGGACGAGCGCGTCGCCGCCTACGCCCGCGTGAGCGCTCGCAGCGCCACTGGCCCCGAGCTGCTGCTCATGCTCGAGGCGAGCACCGACAGCGAGCTCAACAAGCCGTGGAGAAGGGTCATCTCCCGATGGATACCCGACCCTGCCGAGATTGACCCGACTGACCCTCGGGCGCTGCAGAAGATGGTCGCGTACCTTGCCGCCGACGGACTCTGGCTTAGCGAATCCGTCGGAGCCGCCCCCCTTCCGCCCGAACTGCGCGCCGCGCTGGCAGAGCACCTCGCCCACTCCGTTGCGGACGCAGCCGGAACCTCGAGCAACGCGGCGAACCGATGA
- a CDS encoding MFS transporter: MSTMTKRRRWSLLVTVGAGVLLITLDNSILYTALPTLTEDLEASSTQSLWIINAYPLVMAGLLLGSGTLGDRIGHTQMFVVGLVIFGLASLLAALAPSPEVLIGARAVLAVGAAAMMPATLALIRTYFTVERERNFAIAIWGSLSVVGFALGPILGGTLLEFFWWGSVFLVNVPVVALALVATWLIRPANDSDPSKRWDAVSSILVMIGLVGTVVAIKEIGHAPPSVATIVVALLVAAIGFWLFVRRQRRLENPLLEFSIFLNPAFSAGVLAAAFAMFAIGGIQLVTTQRFQQVVGFSPLEAGLLVAVIAVGSLPTALLGGAFLHRVGLLALITGGLAVATGGVVVTVVGFQSSFGVLVLGLLVTGAGLGAAMSVASTAIIGNVPVRRAGMAASLEEVSYEFGSLIAVSVLGSLLTAIYTASVVLPNGAPAAAGDGIAEALEAAQGDAAIIQAASTAFDSAYLVVMLVVAGVLTAAAVITGVLLRRYLPGTQSQLHSEH, encoded by the coding sequence ATGTCCACGATGACGAAACGGCGACGCTGGTCGCTGCTGGTGACTGTCGGAGCGGGGGTCCTACTGATCACCCTCGACAACTCGATCCTGTACACGGCATTGCCGACACTGACCGAGGACCTTGAGGCATCAAGCACCCAGAGCCTGTGGATCATCAACGCCTATCCCCTGGTGATGGCGGGCCTGCTGCTCGGTAGCGGGACCCTCGGTGATCGCATCGGCCACACGCAGATGTTCGTCGTCGGCCTGGTGATCTTCGGGTTGGCGTCCCTGCTCGCAGCGTTGGCGCCGTCGCCCGAGGTGCTGATCGGTGCACGCGCTGTGCTCGCTGTCGGTGCGGCAGCGATGATGCCGGCAACCCTGGCACTGATCCGCACGTACTTCACGGTCGAGCGCGAGCGGAATTTTGCGATCGCGATCTGGGGCAGCCTGTCGGTCGTCGGGTTCGCTCTCGGTCCGATTCTCGGCGGCACGCTGCTCGAGTTCTTCTGGTGGGGCTCGGTGTTCCTGGTGAACGTGCCCGTAGTGGCGCTGGCGCTGGTTGCTACCTGGTTGATCCGCCCGGCCAATGACTCGGATCCTTCGAAGCGCTGGGATGCCGTGTCTTCGATACTGGTGATGATCGGGCTCGTCGGAACGGTGGTGGCCATCAAGGAGATCGGCCACGCGCCCCCGTCTGTCGCGACCATTGTTGTTGCGCTGCTCGTTGCTGCCATCGGGTTCTGGCTCTTCGTGCGCCGTCAGCGGCGCCTGGAGAATCCGCTGCTGGAGTTCTCCATCTTCCTCAACCCGGCGTTCAGTGCTGGCGTGCTCGCCGCGGCGTTCGCGATGTTCGCCATCGGTGGCATCCAGCTTGTCACCACGCAACGGTTCCAGCAGGTCGTCGGCTTCAGTCCGCTGGAGGCTGGGCTTTTGGTTGCCGTGATTGCCGTGGGCTCGTTGCCGACAGCGCTCCTGGGTGGTGCCTTCTTGCACCGTGTCGGGCTGCTCGCGCTGATCACCGGTGGTCTCGCCGTCGCCACCGGCGGCGTCGTGGTGACGGTAGTCGGGTTCCAATCATCCTTCGGCGTGCTGGTTCTCGGCCTTCTGGTGACGGGTGCCGGTCTCGGAGCTGCCATGTCGGTCGCCTCCACCGCCATCATCGGGAACGTGCCGGTGCGCCGTGCAGGCATGGCCGCTTCCCTCGAAGAGGTCTCCTACGAGTTCGGCAGCCTCATCGCCGTGTCCGTGCTCGGAAGCCTGCTCACGGCCATCTATACCGCCAGTGTTGTCCTCCCCAACGGCGCACCGGCGGCGGCTGGTGACGGTATCGCTGAGGCACTGGAGGCGGCGCAGGGAGACGCCGCCATCATTCAGGCGGCCTCCACGGCCTTCGACTCCGCGTACCTCGTCGTGATGCTAGTCGTTGCCGGCGTCCTGACAGCGGCCGCTGTCATCACGGGAGTGCTGCTGCGTCGGTACCTGCCTGGCACGCAGTCGCAGCTGCACTCCGAGCACTGA
- a CDS encoding recombinase family protein has product MRFGYQRVSTIDQNTERQLDGVAVDRMYTDKASGKDANRPELVRLLDNVREGDTIVVHSMDRLARNLEDLRRVVRELTAKGVAVEFHKENLKFTGEDSPMNTLLLSMLGAVAEFERSMILERQREGIAIAKAKGKYKGRKAALSGEQATELKAMRQAGKSVTAIAKHFGISRQTVYNYS; this is encoded by the coding sequence ATGCGCTTCGGATACCAGCGAGTCAGCACCATCGACCAAAACACTGAACGACAGCTCGACGGTGTGGCCGTCGATCGTATGTACACCGACAAGGCCAGTGGCAAGGATGCTAATCGTCCTGAACTTGTACGTTTGCTCGATAACGTGCGTGAGGGGGACACCATCGTTGTTCACTCGATGGATCGCCTGGCGAGAAATCTTGAGGATCTGCGCCGGGTGGTTCGTGAGCTTACGGCCAAGGGCGTTGCCGTGGAGTTTCACAAGGAAAATCTGAAGTTCACGGGTGAAGATTCTCCGATGAACACGCTCTTGCTCTCGATGCTTGGTGCCGTGGCTGAGTTTGAGCGCTCCATGATCCTTGAACGTCAAAGGGAGGGGATCGCGATTGCCAAGGCCAAGGGCAAGTACAAGGGCCGTAAGGCGGCGCTGTCCGGCGAGCAGGCCACTGAGCTCAAGGCAATGCGTCAGGCCGGCAAATCCGTTACCGCCATTGCCAAGCATTTCGGCATCAGTCGACAGACGGTTTACAACTACAGCTAG
- a CDS encoding SMP-30/gluconolactonase/LRE family protein: MVRATKVLLDGYGVPESLRWHQGALYFVDMATGTLHRWTKSGGEEVLGEIPGRAGGLGFLPNGDMLIVSMDQHVIWRRSTDGELTQHADISAYCGGHANDMMVTPDGYAYVGNFGFDYHAFHRENANSHLYKPPGPPSTRVVCIAPDGTIAGTGPDMLFPNGTVQLPGGSVVVAETLRLQLTECDVDDGGVLVNPRPYAKLMPEFLWKQLNSGSPLGTIVRTAAGVLENPHIANALPISLAPDGIALDSDGRSIWIANATRAEVVLVKPGGHVVERIRTGNKTLDVELGGDNGRTLFCATTINDDPTIGGPARKGCIEIIDLEGA, encoded by the coding sequence ATGGTTAGGGCAACGAAAGTTCTTCTCGATGGATACGGCGTCCCCGAGTCACTCCGTTGGCACCAGGGGGCCCTCTATTTCGTGGACATGGCAACCGGCACTCTTCACCGCTGGACTAAATCAGGTGGGGAAGAAGTCTTGGGCGAAATCCCCGGTCGCGCGGGCGGCCTGGGCTTTCTGCCCAACGGTGACATGCTCATCGTCTCCATGGACCAGCACGTCATCTGGCGGCGCAGCACCGACGGCGAGCTGACACAACACGCAGATATCAGTGCTTACTGCGGTGGCCACGCCAACGACATGATGGTCACGCCCGATGGATACGCCTACGTGGGCAACTTCGGTTTTGATTACCACGCCTTCCACCGGGAGAACGCGAACTCCCACCTGTACAAACCACCGGGACCGCCCTCGACGCGAGTGGTGTGCATCGCCCCGGACGGCACGATTGCAGGAACCGGCCCGGACATGCTCTTCCCCAATGGAACGGTGCAACTGCCTGGCGGCTCCGTCGTTGTCGCCGAGACCCTGCGCTTGCAGTTGACCGAATGCGATGTTGACGATGGCGGCGTGCTGGTCAACCCGCGGCCGTACGCCAAGCTCATGCCCGAATTCCTGTGGAAGCAGCTCAACTCCGGTTCACCGCTGGGCACCATCGTCCGCACGGCCGCCGGCGTGCTGGAAAACCCGCACATCGCCAACGCCCTGCCCATCTCGCTGGCCCCCGATGGGATTGCGTTGGATAGTGACGGTCGGTCAATCTGGATTGCCAATGCCACGCGTGCGGAGGTTGTGCTCGTAAAGCCCGGCGGGCATGTCGTGGAGCGCATCCGCACCGGCAACAAGACGCTCGACGTGGAGCTGGGCGGCGATAACGGACGCACATTGTTCTGCGCCACCACGATTAACGATGACCCTACGATCGGTGGCCCCGCGCGCAAAGGTTGCATCGAGATCATCGACCTAGAGGGGGCATAA
- a CDS encoding SDR family NAD(P)-dependent oxidoreductase, which produces MSVVLITGAGRGIGAATARAAAQAGYDVAVTDINGDAARSVAEELPRNVRAIGVDHDVRDEEAWSTVFREVERQLGPVDILVNNAGMIHTGWARDLTNDQHRQMVDVNFFGPMYGTLKAMRYMKDRGGHIVTVCSMTSFLPLPGYSSYGATKHALRAFINTVAIEERASRVAFTLVHPPGVRTEMLEQEKRDPSAVAAFAEKSVGPEVIAETIVRSFKKRPLFGRPAEIVFPALGGRFQRWVGAQAGLMRLAMPFVLASGRRALRKG; this is translated from the coding sequence ATGAGTGTCGTCCTGATCACCGGCGCCGGCCGCGGCATCGGCGCAGCAACCGCTCGCGCAGCAGCCCAGGCTGGCTACGACGTCGCCGTCACGGACATCAACGGCGACGCCGCCCGCTCCGTTGCTGAAGAACTACCCAGGAACGTCCGCGCCATCGGTGTGGACCACGACGTCCGCGACGAAGAAGCGTGGTCCACGGTCTTCCGGGAGGTGGAACGCCAGCTCGGCCCGGTGGACATCCTGGTGAACAACGCCGGGATGATCCACACCGGCTGGGCACGTGACCTCACAAATGATCAACACCGGCAGATGGTGGACGTAAATTTCTTTGGCCCCATGTACGGCACGCTGAAAGCTATGCGGTACATGAAGGACCGCGGCGGGCACATCGTGACTGTGTGCTCCATGACGAGCTTCCTTCCCTTGCCCGGCTACTCCTCCTATGGCGCGACCAAGCATGCGTTGCGCGCATTCATCAACACCGTCGCCATCGAGGAGCGCGCGAGCCGCGTGGCGTTCACGCTCGTGCACCCGCCCGGAGTGCGGACTGAGATGCTGGAACAGGAGAAGCGTGACCCTTCGGCGGTCGCGGCTTTCGCCGAGAAGTCCGTGGGCCCGGAAGTGATCGCCGAGACCATCGTCCGGTCCTTCAAGAAGCGCCCGCTGTTCGGCAGGCCAGCGGAGATCGTGTTCCCCGCGCTCGGCGGTCGCTTCCAGCGCTGGGTGGGGGCGCAGGCCGGCCTCATGCGCCTGGCGATGCCCTTTGTTCTCGCCAGTGGGCGGCGGGCGCTGCGGAAAGGGTGA
- a CDS encoding transglycosylase family protein, with protein MRKSVKTNLTRLAMAAGVIAAPALVAPTANAASVDQWDQVAACESGGDWHINTGNGYYGGLQFSAQTWAGFGGTQYAPTADQATKEQQIEIAEKVLAGQGAGAWPNCGGPVA; from the coding sequence ATGCGCAAGTCCGTCAAGACCAACCTGACCCGCCTCGCAATGGCAGCCGGCGTGATCGCAGCACCGGCACTGGTTGCACCGACGGCAAACGCAGCATCTGTCGACCAGTGGGATCAGGTCGCAGCATGTGAGTCCGGCGGCGATTGGCACATCAACACGGGCAACGGCTACTACGGTGGCCTGCAGTTCTCGGCCCAGACCTGGGCGGGCTTCGGTGGCACGCAGTACGCACCGACCGCTGACCAGGCCACGAAGGAGCAGCAGATCGAGATTGCTGAGAAGGTTCTGGCCGGCCAGGGCGCTGGCGCATGGCCGAACTGCGGCGGCCCGGTTGCCTAA
- a CDS encoding IS256-like element IS3503 family transposase — translation MTTNRPSCPLCGNNTKKNGTTSKSTTRWRCTHCGHSFTRNIQTHNKNTATMALFIQWATGTQSLTTFAAHHGVTRQTMHHRFRWCWWIIPTPTIDSFRIHDQIFLDATYLKSGCLLIAASKTHVINWTWARHETTAAYTELLRPIAAPLIAVTDGGQGAQSAIHHCWPTTRIQRCLVHAQRTVRRHTTSNPRTDAGKTLYRLALKLTRITDLDQASTWVAHLHEFDHTYREWMNEKTTIKDPVTGAYTKVYTHQRVRAAYQSLLSLHRRDLLFTYLQPPPTTIDPDNLAATTNSLEGGINAPIKELARRHRGLSLPHQRTVMDWWLYLHTEVPDDPVKIARDQRWGQDALSTATDLITHNTTATTNDIGAPAEYDTAIDTSYQHNLGIQKGWIK, via the coding sequence ATGACCACCAACCGCCCCAGCTGCCCACTATGCGGCAACAACACAAAGAAAAACGGCACCACCAGCAAATCAACCACCCGTTGGCGCTGCACCCACTGCGGACACTCCTTTACCCGCAACATCCAAACCCACAACAAAAACACCGCCACCATGGCTTTGTTCATCCAATGGGCCACCGGCACCCAATCTCTAACCACCTTCGCCGCACACCATGGCGTAACCAGGCAAACCATGCACCACCGATTCCGATGGTGCTGGTGGATCATCCCCACACCCACCATCGACTCATTCCGCATCCATGACCAAATCTTCCTCGACGCGACCTATCTAAAGTCCGGATGCCTCCTGATCGCAGCCAGTAAAACCCACGTCATCAACTGGACCTGGGCCAGACACGAAACCACCGCCGCCTACACCGAACTCCTACGCCCCATTGCCGCACCACTAATCGCAGTCACAGACGGCGGACAAGGTGCCCAATCAGCCATCCACCACTGCTGGCCAACAACACGCATCCAACGCTGCCTCGTCCACGCCCAACGAACAGTCCGCCGCCACACCACCAGCAACCCCCGCACCGATGCCGGCAAAACCCTCTACCGCCTAGCCCTGAAACTCACTCGCATCACCGACCTTGACCAAGCATCCACATGGGTCGCCCACCTGCACGAATTCGACCACACCTACCGGGAATGGATGAACGAGAAAACCACCATCAAAGACCCCGTTACCGGCGCCTACACCAAGGTCTACACCCACCAACGCGTCCGAGCGGCCTATCAATCATTGCTATCTCTGCACCGCAGAGACCTGCTGTTTACCTACCTGCAACCCCCACCAACAACCATCGACCCCGACAACCTTGCAGCAACAACAAACAGCCTCGAAGGTGGCATCAACGCCCCCATAAAAGAACTAGCCCGCAGACACCGCGGACTATCACTACCGCATCAACGCACAGTGATGGATTGGTGGCTGTATCTACATACAGAAGTCCCTGACGATCCGGTCAAGATCGCCAGGGACCAACGATGGGGTCAAGACGCACTTTCCACAGCAACAGACCTGATCACCCACAACACCACAGCCACTACCAATGACATCGGTGCACCAGCAGAATACGACACCGCCATCGACACCAGCTACCAACACAACCTCGGCATCCAAAAAGGCTGGATCAAATAA